The following are from one region of the Leptospira neocaledonica genome:
- the cysD gene encoding sulfate adenylyltransferase subunit CysD has translation MTTRTRLSHLQQLEAESIYILREVAAQFERPALLFSGGKDSITLVHLALKAFRPGKFPFPLVHIDTGHNFQEALQFRDDLANRIGEKLIVRYVQDSIDQGKAVEEKGKFPSRNAIQTVTLLDTIEEFKFDACIGGARRDEEKARAKERVFSVRDEFGSWDPKLQRPELWNIYNGKIHVGENVRVFPISNWTELDVWEYIKAENIPLPSLYFSHKRQIVWRENVVFPVSEFVTLDSSDKVEEKTVRFRTVGDMTCTAAVESEANSLDDIIREIQTSRTTERGSRLDDKRSEAAMEERKRGGYF, from the coding sequence ATGACGACTAGAACTCGATTGTCGCATCTCCAACAACTAGAGGCAGAATCCATTTATATACTCAGGGAAGTTGCCGCTCAATTCGAGAGACCTGCGCTTTTATTTTCCGGAGGAAAGGATTCTATTACTTTGGTGCATCTTGCACTGAAAGCATTTCGTCCGGGAAAATTTCCTTTTCCCTTAGTACATATTGATACTGGTCATAACTTTCAAGAAGCATTACAATTTCGTGATGATCTTGCGAACCGTATCGGAGAAAAACTGATCGTTAGATACGTTCAGGATTCCATAGACCAAGGAAAGGCTGTGGAAGAAAAAGGAAAATTCCCAAGTAGGAACGCGATCCAAACGGTAACATTATTAGATACAATCGAAGAATTTAAATTTGATGCTTGTATAGGCGGAGCAAGAAGGGACGAAGAAAAAGCCCGAGCAAAAGAAAGGGTATTCTCGGTACGCGATGAGTTCGGAAGCTGGGATCCTAAACTGCAAAGGCCAGAACTTTGGAATATTTATAACGGAAAGATCCATGTAGGAGAAAACGTAAGAGTTTTTCCGATCAGTAACTGGACTGAGTTGGATGTTTGGGAATATATCAAAGCTGAAAATATTCCACTTCCTTCATTATATTTTTCTCATAAACGACAGATCGTTTGGAGAGAGAATGTAGTTTTCCCTGTTTCGGAATTCGTGACCCTGGACTCCTCCGATAAGGTGGAAGAAAAAACTGTACGCTTTAGAACCGTAGGTGATATGACCTGCACCGCAGCGGTTGAATCGGAAGCGAATTCTTTAGATGATATTATTCGTGAGATCCAAACTTCCAGAACTACGGAAAGAGGATCCAGATTGGACGATAAACGTTCGGAAGCTGCGATGGAAGAACGTAAAAGAGGCGGTTACTTCTGA
- a CDS encoding phosphoethanolamine transferase, with protein sequence MGTINKKNILEIFSRYSVWVLPAVILISDIIVRDEILPTFKPLQWAFYFLSFIYSVILYSAAIILLRILYQQKYKITYYIVFLLILSFYTGTLLGSYGYYSYTGIMPNFFVFSFIFHEPLNSWTIVEGGFTKSSLVFGLLTFTVLGASLWFTATKEPLKYRFQIPVRIGVVIVFLAISGFLHNNTRFNDQVYVSDTNTIAFVWRNLYNHLTGDSLGSAGLQSRNKPRLPQIVSNPGFNVLFVVTESLRKGSLGVYGYERNTTPFMSKFAQTADRSQYFLFKKAYSNSSSTLLSFPSILTGVSPSQPVPMTHTYPLFWEYGKSAGLSTFYITSHNLQWNNFEGFFKNSEIDFLWDKEKSGLKVFNDIGIDDRETVKEFKRHLSGFKTSGKKFAGVLHFNTNHFPYIVPEESKFFAVDSVPDQYDNSVRHMDSLLEDVYAYLKKEGFLENTVVIFTSDHGESLFEHDYLGHIDSNYVETVAIPMLVYIPNSLKESVNLQAIRRNTERPVANTDLIPTFIDILNLENNTAIKKYTANLEGKSLLRDIYGDRRIIITNNNEISLYKVGISYIKGNYHYIMNMNSNPSKERLFDLSKDPKELKDLWVDASEENKIHFREAVKDCGVCVELFTSQGLPYQTSEADLETAELKRNSSKPAAF encoded by the coding sequence ATGGGAACTATAAATAAAAAAAATATACTAGAGATATTCTCCCGTTACTCCGTCTGGGTTCTACCCGCAGTAATACTTATTTCAGACATTATTGTCAGAGACGAGATATTGCCTACGTTCAAACCCTTGCAATGGGCATTTTATTTTCTCTCATTCATCTATTCAGTAATTTTGTATTCTGCGGCGATTATTCTTCTCAGAATTTTATACCAACAGAAATATAAAATAACGTACTATATTGTATTCTTACTTATATTATCTTTTTATACAGGAACATTATTAGGTTCCTACGGTTACTATTCGTATACCGGGATCATGCCTAATTTTTTCGTGTTCTCTTTTATATTCCATGAACCTTTGAACAGTTGGACAATCGTAGAAGGAGGATTTACCAAATCTTCTTTAGTTTTTGGACTTCTTACCTTCACCGTGTTAGGTGCTTCACTTTGGTTCACTGCGACCAAGGAACCATTAAAGTATAGATTCCAAATACCAGTGCGAATCGGAGTGGTAATCGTATTCTTAGCGATTAGTGGATTCCTCCACAATAATACCAGATTCAATGATCAAGTATATGTTTCAGATACAAATACGATCGCATTCGTTTGGAGAAACTTATACAATCACCTAACCGGAGATAGTTTAGGATCTGCAGGTTTGCAATCCAGGAACAAGCCAAGACTTCCTCAGATAGTTTCTAATCCAGGATTTAATGTTCTTTTCGTAGTAACTGAAAGTTTGCGGAAAGGAAGTTTAGGTGTATACGGTTACGAAAGAAACACAACTCCTTTCATGTCCAAATTCGCTCAGACAGCGGATCGCAGCCAATACTTCCTATTCAAAAAGGCGTATTCAAATTCCAGTTCTACTCTTTTATCTTTTCCAAGTATATTAACCGGGGTTTCTCCATCTCAACCTGTTCCGATGACGCATACGTATCCATTGTTCTGGGAGTATGGAAAATCTGCAGGACTTTCGACCTTCTATATCACTAGTCATAATTTACAATGGAACAACTTCGAAGGATTTTTCAAAAATTCAGAGATCGATTTCCTTTGGGATAAAGAAAAAAGCGGCTTAAAAGTATTCAATGATATTGGGATTGATGATAGGGAAACGGTAAAAGAATTCAAAAGACATCTTTCCGGATTTAAAACCTCAGGTAAAAAATTTGCCGGAGTTTTGCACTTTAACACGAATCACTTTCCATACATAGTTCCGGAAGAATCCAAGTTTTTCGCAGTCGATTCAGTACCTGACCAGTACGATAATTCCGTTCGCCACATGGATTCTCTTTTGGAAGATGTATACGCTTACCTGAAAAAAGAAGGCTTCTTAGAAAATACAGTGGTGATCTTTACTTCCGATCATGGAGAATCTCTTTTTGAGCATGATTATCTAGGACATATTGATAGTAACTACGTAGAGACCGTTGCGATTCCGATGTTGGTATACATACCAAATTCTCTGAAAGAATCCGTGAATCTACAAGCAATCAGAAGGAACACGGAAAGACCTGTAGCAAATACGGATCTTATCCCAACTTTCATAGATATTCTAAATCTGGAAAACAATACTGCGATTAAAAAATATACCGCGAATCTGGAAGGAAAATCCTTGCTCAGAGATATTTACGGTGATCGTAGGATCATTATCACAAATAATAACGAGATCTCTTTGTATAAAGTTGGGATCAGTTATATCAAGGGAAATTATCATTATATAATGAACATGAATTCTAATCCTTCCAAGGAACGTCTATTCGATCTTTCTAAAGATCCGAAAGAGTTAAAAGACCTATGGGTGGATGCAAGCGAAGAGAATAAGATTCATTTTAGAGAAGCGGTAAAAGACTGCGGAGTTTGTGTGGAATTATTCACTTCCCAAGGTTTACCGTACCAAACCTCGGAAGCAGATTTAGAAACTGCGGAGCTAAAAAGAAATTCCTCTAAGCCTGCAGCGTTCTGA
- a CDS encoding lipocalin-like domain-containing protein → MPFRFITNRVTRPGRFSGILALVLFSSMFVLSSGNGFAAPKTDGFKFPQDHFFHKGYRVEWCYFIGILDTEEGKELGYELSFFRAYLGPKVALYPVHFAISDLEDEKHKFSQTIERELGGVAGQDKSNLWSGDYRMEVTGPADFRISAFPRTDSGFGLELELSTKAKNILTHGKNGKSLKSRKNPKFFSYYYSIPRLETKGSLYLEGKEYHVKSGTSWMDHEWSSPEGTEAVFDLSSKDISWDWICIQMEDGSDIMAFNFKNRSGDIETFGTFRSPDGKVSSLENENDLKFIPEDKTWKSDQTGNSYKLRWKLISERFNLNISPKFEEQEFDARSSTGLIYWEGAVKVGGDIEGKSVKGKGYLELKPFR, encoded by the coding sequence ATGCCCTTCCGATTTATAACAAATAGAGTCACAAGACCCGGTAGATTCTCCGGAATCCTAGCTTTAGTTCTGTTCTCATCTATGTTCGTTCTCTCGAGCGGAAACGGATTCGCCGCTCCTAAAACCGATGGTTTTAAATTTCCCCAAGATCATTTTTTCCATAAAGGATATAGAGTGGAATGGTGTTATTTTATAGGGATCTTAGATACGGAAGAAGGTAAAGAATTAGGATATGAGTTAAGCTTCTTCCGAGCCTACCTTGGGCCTAAAGTTGCATTATACCCAGTCCATTTTGCGATCTCGGATCTGGAAGATGAAAAACATAAGTTCTCTCAAACAATAGAAAGAGAATTGGGTGGTGTAGCCGGCCAAGACAAAAGTAACTTATGGAGCGGGGATTATCGTATGGAAGTCACTGGTCCCGCGGATTTTAGGATCTCTGCTTTCCCGAGAACAGATTCTGGTTTCGGTTTGGAATTAGAACTTAGCACCAAGGCAAAGAATATTCTCACTCACGGCAAAAACGGAAAATCGCTCAAGAGCAGAAAGAACCCTAAATTTTTCTCTTATTATTACAGCATTCCTCGTTTAGAAACTAAGGGCTCTCTATATCTGGAAGGAAAAGAATATCATGTTAAATCCGGTACAAGCTGGATGGACCATGAATGGAGTAGCCCAGAAGGTACCGAAGCCGTGTTCGATCTTTCCTCCAAGGATATTTCCTGGGATTGGATTTGTATCCAAATGGAAGACGGTTCCGATATTATGGCCTTCAATTTTAAGAATAGATCGGGAGATATTGAAACCTTCGGAACCTTCCGCTCTCCCGACGGAAAAGTAAGTTCTTTAGAAAATGAGAACGATCTGAAATTTATCCCGGAAGATAAGACCTGGAAAAGTGACCAAACAGGGAATTCTTACAAATTACGATGGAAATTAATTTCTGAACGATTTAATTTGAATATCTCGCCCAAATTTGAAGAGCAGGAGTTCGACGCAAGATCTAGCACTGGACTAATTTATTGGGAAGGCGCTGTCAAAGTCGGTGGAGATATCGAAGGAAAATCAGTAAAAGGAAAAGGTTATCTGGAGCTAAAACCTTTCCGTTAA
- a CDS encoding phosphoadenylyl-sulfate reductase, whose amino-acid sequence MSPSDLEAKLKGLSLEDSLAKISQDFPGQAVFSTSFGLEDQVITHAIYSQNLDIRIFTLDTGRLFTETYELHKRTNGMYGKRIQTFFPDAQAVEDLINEKGPDSFYDSIENRKECCNIRKVIPLNRALKGAKIWITGIRNDQSGSRENLTKVELDTGRDILKFHPILDWSWENVQQYVQDKNIPYNPLHDKGYPSIGCAPCTRAIMPGEDFRAGRWWWENESTKECGLHWVDGKLVRKKGSEV is encoded by the coding sequence ATGAGTCCGTCCGATCTGGAAGCTAAATTAAAAGGTCTGAGCTTAGAAGATTCTTTGGCGAAAATCTCCCAGGATTTTCCGGGACAAGCGGTGTTTTCCACTAGCTTTGGTTTGGAAGACCAGGTAATTACTCATGCAATCTATTCCCAAAATTTGGACATTCGTATCTTTACATTAGATACAGGCAGATTGTTCACTGAAACTTACGAACTTCATAAGCGCACGAATGGAATGTATGGTAAACGTATCCAGACATTCTTTCCAGATGCGCAAGCGGTAGAAGATCTGATCAATGAGAAGGGTCCTGATTCCTTCTACGATTCTATAGAAAATAGAAAAGAATGTTGTAATATTCGAAAAGTTATCCCCTTGAACAGAGCTTTGAAGGGAGCTAAAATTTGGATCACCGGAATTCGTAACGATCAATCCGGTTCCAGAGAAAATTTAACCAAAGTGGAGTTGGATACAGGAAGGGATATTTTGAAATTCCATCCTATTCTGGATTGGTCTTGGGAGAATGTACAACAGTACGTCCAAGACAAAAATATTCCGTACAATCCTCTCCATGATAAGGGTTATCCCAGTATTGGATGCGCTCCTTGTACAAGAGCGATTATGCCTGGCGAAGATTTCAGAGCCGGCCGCTGGTGGTGGGAGAATGAATCCACGAAAGAATGCGGGTTGCATTGGGTGGATGGAAAACTAGTAAGAAAAAAAGGATCAGAAGTATGA
- the cobA gene encoding uroporphyrinogen-III C-methyltransferase, which yields MNTEVGKVYLVGAGPGNPELMTLKALRILEKAEVILYDALLDSSFLEYFPSTSLVHYVGKRAGQHSATQEEIQDLIVRYSLQGKMVVRLKGGDPFVFGRGGEELLALRKHKIPYEIIPGVSALSAGSSGAGFPLTHRGLSRQVLIMDGHTVLQEDTDWKWFAEFKGTIALFMGTSSIVQISKKLIDNGASSLLPVALVENASLKNQKTTVTSLGKIIEEGLSKQSSGPGIIYIGPVVHLIGENPELSFPGFTSQGEEV from the coding sequence ATGAATACAGAAGTAGGAAAGGTATACTTGGTGGGTGCAGGTCCCGGAAATCCGGAACTTATGACCTTAAAAGCCTTGAGAATATTAGAAAAAGCGGAAGTAATACTGTACGATGCTTTATTAGATTCTTCCTTTTTGGAATATTTTCCTTCTACTTCTCTTGTTCATTACGTGGGAAAAAGGGCGGGGCAACATTCCGCAACCCAAGAAGAAATCCAAGATTTGATCGTTAGATACTCTCTCCAAGGTAAAATGGTCGTACGTTTGAAAGGAGGAGATCCTTTTGTATTCGGCAGAGGTGGAGAAGAATTACTCGCTTTAAGAAAACATAAAATTCCGTACGAGATTATTCCGGGTGTAAGCGCTTTGAGTGCAGGATCATCCGGTGCAGGTTTTCCTTTAACACATAGAGGATTATCCAGACAGGTCTTGATAATGGATGGCCATACTGTTCTGCAAGAAGATACTGATTGGAAATGGTTTGCAGAGTTCAAGGGCACGATTGCGCTGTTTATGGGAACTTCTTCCATTGTGCAAATTTCTAAAAAATTGATAGATAACGGAGCTTCTTCTCTTCTTCCAGTCGCCCTGGTGGAAAACGCGAGTTTAAAAAACCAGAAAACTACTGTAACTAGTTTGGGTAAAATTATAGAAGAAGGTTTATCCAAACAAAGTTCCGGACCTGGAATTATTTATATAGGTCCAGTAGTTCATCTGATCGGAGAGAATCCCGAACTTTCTTTTCCTGGATTTACTTCCCAAGGAGAAGAAGTATGA
- a CDS encoding lysophospholipid acyltransferase family protein, with protein MANPKPRSERQKVKKFLQYLFARILVGTLSIFPYVLRGKILFYIVRFLAKTTGATRKRIERHIRTAFPQKSESEIQDYIFHNLRNLSHMANEFCEEPRMNRKFIDKWVTFLPDKETHTRLFEKGGILVLGHLGNWETMGVSICYTAPKNDLYVFAKRQSNPWSNAWIEKNRASQRIKLVYTDESPRKALTLLKQGKLVAFISDQDAGNTGSFFPFLGNLASTFLGPATFSRMTDVPILFCSSWYDKTGKLYFYVEEFKRPDLDPRKDPELWEREFTHKWVKRLEEEVYKHPGDYFWLHRRWHTKPENKEELDKFWKEFKPSSERSKV; from the coding sequence ATGGCGAATCCTAAGCCCAGAAGCGAAAGACAAAAAGTCAAAAAATTCCTGCAGTATTTATTCGCGAGAATATTAGTAGGTACTCTTTCCATTTTCCCTTATGTCCTTAGGGGAAAGATCCTATTTTATATCGTTAGATTCCTGGCCAAAACGACAGGTGCTACAAGAAAAAGGATCGAAAGACATATTCGGACTGCATTTCCTCAAAAGTCGGAATCGGAAATACAAGATTATATTTTTCATAATCTCAGAAATCTTTCCCATATGGCAAATGAGTTCTGTGAAGAACCTAGAATGAACAGAAAGTTTATAGATAAATGGGTAACCTTCTTGCCGGATAAAGAAACTCATACTCGCCTTTTCGAAAAAGGTGGAATTTTGGTTTTAGGTCATTTGGGAAATTGGGAAACAATGGGAGTTTCTATCTGTTATACGGCTCCTAAAAACGATCTATATGTATTCGCGAAAAGGCAATCCAATCCTTGGTCAAACGCTTGGATTGAAAAGAACAGAGCTTCTCAAAGGATCAAACTGGTCTACACGGATGAAAGTCCAAGAAAGGCATTAACTTTATTGAAACAAGGAAAGTTAGTCGCTTTTATCTCGGATCAGGATGCAGGCAATACCGGATCCTTCTTTCCTTTTTTAGGGAACCTGGCTTCCACATTCTTAGGGCCTGCAACATTCTCCAGAATGACTGATGTACCGATTTTATTCTGCAGTAGCTGGTACGATAAGACCGGAAAATTATATTTTTATGTAGAAGAATTCAAAAGACCGGATCTGGATCCTAGAAAGGATCCAGAATTATGGGAGAGAGAATTCACTCATAAATGGGTAAAACGTTTGGAAGAAGAAGTCTATAAACATCCAGGTGATTATTTCTGGTTACATAGACGTTGGCATACCAAACCGGAAAACAAAGAGGAATTAGATAAGTTCTGGAAAGAATTTAAACCTTCTTCCGAAAGATCTAAGGTTTGA
- a CDS encoding sulfate adenylyltransferase subunit 1: MDLLRFITAGSVDDGKSTLIGRLLYDSKSVFQDQLEAIEKTGQVNGQINLALLTDGLKAEREQGITIDVAYKYFSTPKRKFIIADAPGHIQYTRNMVTGASNSELAIILIDARKGVIEQTYRHSYIASLLKIPHVVICVNKMDLVDFSKERFEEIVEDYKNFASDLEFKGLEFIPISALNGDNVVDNSPNMTWWKGKTLLGYLEDLEIEVDETKHEPRFPVQYVIRPQTEDHHDYRGYAGQVRSGVFKKGDDIAVLPSGLRSKIKSIYTYESEVEEAFAPMSVTVLLEDEIDISRGDMIVTDKHQPVVSQDIEAELCWMDAKSLVPGNKYLLRQTTGSVKSAVKEISFRIDIQTHEKLESSQLALNEIGRIKIRTAKPIAFDPYSENRGTGSFVLVDEGTNNTVGAGMIVGAY; encoded by the coding sequence ATGGATTTATTACGTTTTATTACTGCAGGAAGTGTAGACGACGGGAAATCCACATTGATCGGACGTCTTTTGTACGATAGCAAATCGGTATTCCAAGATCAACTAGAGGCGATCGAAAAAACCGGCCAAGTAAACGGTCAGATCAATTTAGCTCTTCTTACAGACGGACTCAAGGCGGAAAGAGAACAAGGGATCACTATCGACGTGGCCTATAAGTATTTCTCCACTCCTAAAAGAAAGTTTATCATTGCGGATGCTCCGGGGCATATCCAATACACAAGAAATATGGTAACAGGTGCTTCCAATTCCGAGCTGGCAATTATTCTGATCGATGCTCGTAAGGGAGTCATCGAACAGACTTATAGACATTCTTATATCGCTTCTTTATTAAAAATTCCTCATGTAGTCATCTGCGTGAACAAAATGGACTTAGTGGATTTTTCCAAAGAGCGTTTTGAAGAAATCGTAGAAGATTATAAGAACTTTGCCTCCGATCTAGAATTTAAAGGATTGGAGTTCATACCGATTTCCGCTTTGAACGGAGACAATGTTGTAGATAATTCTCCGAATATGACTTGGTGGAAAGGTAAAACCCTTCTTGGTTATTTAGAGGATCTAGAAATCGAAGTGGATGAAACCAAACACGAGCCTAGATTTCCTGTTCAGTATGTGATCCGTCCTCAAACGGAAGATCATCACGATTACAGAGGATATGCTGGTCAGGTTAGAAGTGGTGTTTTTAAAAAGGGAGATGATATAGCTGTTCTTCCAAGTGGATTACGCTCTAAGATCAAATCCATTTATACTTACGAAAGCGAAGTAGAAGAAGCTTTTGCTCCTATGTCTGTTACTGTTCTTCTCGAGGATGAAATCGATATTAGTCGTGGAGATATGATCGTAACAGACAAACATCAACCGGTCGTCTCTCAGGATATAGAAGCGGAACTCTGCTGGATGGATGCCAAGTCTTTAGTTCCTGGTAATAAATATCTTCTTCGACAAACCACTGGTTCCGTAAAATCCGCAGTTAAGGAAATTTCCTTTAGGATAGATATTCAAACTCACGAAAAATTGGAATCTTCTCAACTTGCTCTGAACGAGATCGGAAGGATCAAGATTAGAACTGCAAAACCGATTGCGTTCGATCCTTATTCTGAAAATCGCGGGACTGGAAGTTTTGTTTTGGTAGACGAAGGTACTAATAATACCGTAGGCGCCGGGATGATCGTAGGAGCCTACTGA
- a CDS encoding ABC transporter permease subunit has translation MNSLTKRRFEKFRSNTKAWISLWILGTSYIISLFAPILANNQPWIVSYDDSWKFPIFFRYTDKDFGGSEYSPINYKKLKFREDFEEDDDNWILFPPVPYGYNEDNLETIEDDENPPSSPSLKHWLGTDDRGRDVFTRIFYAYRNSMSFGLILVFIEFIFGTIIGGIQGYYGRRTDIILQRIIEILSAIPFLYLILIMGSFFGRGFIVLGITYSALSWIGISMYMRGEFYRSKSLTYVDAAKALGASSWSIMKNHILPNAITPLVTFLPFALISSISILSALDFLGYGIPAPNPSWGEMISQGRDNLRAWWLIAFPSLSLAATILLSSFIGEGIRDSFDSKEKVTYE, from the coding sequence ATGAACTCTCTAACTAAAAGAAGATTCGAAAAGTTCAGATCCAATACAAAGGCCTGGATCTCTCTTTGGATTTTAGGAACCTCTTATATCATTTCTTTATTTGCTCCTATACTTGCAAACAACCAACCTTGGATCGTTTCATATGATGATTCTTGGAAATTTCCCATCTTCTTTCGTTACACTGATAAGGATTTTGGCGGGTCGGAATATTCTCCTATAAATTATAAAAAATTAAAATTTAGGGAAGATTTCGAAGAAGACGATGATAACTGGATCTTATTTCCTCCGGTCCCTTACGGATACAACGAAGATAATTTAGAAACTATCGAAGACGATGAAAATCCACCTTCTTCTCCTAGTCTAAAACATTGGCTCGGAACGGATGACAGGGGTAGAGACGTGTTCACTCGGATCTTTTATGCCTATAGAAATTCCATGAGTTTCGGACTTATTCTAGTATTTATAGAATTTATTTTCGGAACAATCATAGGAGGGATCCAAGGATATTACGGAAGAAGAACTGATATCATTTTGCAAAGGATCATAGAAATTTTATCTGCCATCCCGTTCTTATATTTGATCCTTATTATGGGTTCTTTTTTCGGAAGAGGATTTATCGTATTAGGTATCACTTATTCCGCATTGAGTTGGATCGGGATCAGCATGTATATGAGAGGAGAATTTTACAGATCCAAGTCTCTCACATACGTGGACGCTGCAAAAGCGTTAGGTGCTAGCTCTTGGAGTATCATGAAAAATCATATTCTCCCGAATGCGATCACTCCACTTGTGACCTTCTTACCTTTTGCACTCATTAGTTCGATCTCCATCCTAAGCGCTCTAGACTTTTTAGGTTATGGAATTCCCGCACCGAATCCTTCTTGGGGCGAGATGATTAGCCAAGGAAGAGACAATCTCAGAGCTTGGTGGTTGATCGCTTTTCCATCTTTATCTTTGGCTGCAACGATTCTACTTTCTTCTTTTATAGGAGAAGGTATACGTGATTCTTTTGATTCTAAGGAGAAGGTAACGTACGAATGA
- a CDS encoding ABC transporter permease subunit, whose amino-acid sequence MKNYFLKRILLIVPTILGITFLVFILSHLAPGGPLEREIAKLRGYGNEDGARSSLINNEEIDILKQKLRLDKPLPVAYLYWLWDVASLDLGESRLHSRPVNELIFEKIPVSLTFGLSGFLISYLICIPLGIRKAIQSGEAFDSGTSIIILIAYSIPVFALSMLLLYLLSSGEVFSIFPLGHEYSDNYDDLDFFEKIIDRAEHMFLPVLCYVSGSFAMLTLLMKNSLLDQISKEYVRTAISKGLSFKDAIYKHAFRNSLIPIATGFGSNLSLVLAGSLIIELVFSIDGIGLLSFQAVTERDTNLMMGLLLIQSFLSLIGNILSDLCYIIIDPRINFEA is encoded by the coding sequence ATGAAAAATTATTTTTTAAAAAGGATCCTTCTGATCGTTCCCACAATACTAGGAATTACTTTCCTGGTATTTATTCTATCCCATTTGGCCCCAGGTGGTCCCTTAGAGAGAGAGATCGCAAAATTAAGAGGGTATGGAAACGAAGACGGGGCCAGATCCTCCCTGATCAATAACGAAGAAATAGATATCCTAAAACAAAAACTTCGTTTGGACAAACCGCTTCCGGTAGCTTACTTGTACTGGCTATGGGATGTGGCAAGTTTAGATCTGGGAGAATCTAGATTACATTCTCGTCCCGTAAACGAACTGATTTTCGAAAAAATCCCCGTTTCTCTCACATTCGGTCTTTCCGGATTTTTGATTTCTTATTTGATCTGCATTCCATTAGGAATTCGTAAAGCGATCCAAAGCGGAGAAGCATTCGATAGCGGTACAAGTATAATCATTTTGATTGCATATTCCATCCCCGTATTTGCTCTTTCCATGTTATTATTATATCTGCTTTCTTCGGGAGAAGTATTTTCCATATTTCCTCTAGGCCACGAATATTCGGACAATTACGATGATCTAGATTTTTTCGAAAAGATCATAGATAGAGCAGAGCATATGTTCTTACCGGTGCTTTGTTATGTTTCCGGTTCTTTTGCGATGCTTACTCTTTTGATGAAAAACTCCCTCTTGGATCAAATCTCTAAAGAATATGTGAGAACCGCGATTTCCAAAGGTTTATCTTTTAAAGATGCAATTTACAAACATGCGTTTAGAAACAGTTTGATCCCGATCGCGACAGGATTCGGTTCCAATCTAAGTTTGGTTTTAGCAGGATCTTTGATTATCGAGTTGGTATTCAGTATAGATGGAATTGGACTGCTCAGTTTCCAAGCTGTGACGGAAAGGGATACCAATCTGATGATGGGACTTTTACTCATCCAAAGTTTTCTGTCCCTAATCGGAAACATTCTCTCCGACCTTTGTTACATTATCATCGACCCTAGGATCAACTTCGAAGCATGA
- a CDS encoding precorrin-2 dehydrogenase/sirohydrochlorin ferrochelatase family protein — MNQLLPVFIKLENKKVLVVGGGNVALEKLQHLKDTGCALTIISKEFKSETLRLLSSIKDVKIETREVRVVDLDGFDLVYSATNDRQTNRDLVEYAKQKKIWINCADDPSLCDFYSSAYFDRGPIRVAVSTQGGFAGLAGTIRTILEEILPQDHDQELENLLEIRNLSKRKLGDPEERKTALKFLLSEFKQKYLSTDTKS, encoded by the coding sequence ATGAACCAACTTCTTCCAGTTTTTATAAAGCTAGAAAACAAAAAAGTGTTAGTAGTCGGCGGAGGGAATGTCGCTCTCGAAAAACTACAACATCTTAAAGATACAGGCTGCGCGCTCACAATAATCTCAAAAGAATTCAAATCGGAAACTCTACGTTTGCTTTCTTCCATAAAAGATGTAAAAATAGAAACTAGAGAAGTCCGGGTTGTCGATCTAGACGGTTTTGATCTTGTATATTCCGCTACAAATGATCGGCAAACCAATCGTGACTTGGTGGAATATGCCAAACAAAAAAAGATTTGGATCAATTGTGCAGATGATCCCTCTCTTTGTGATTTTTATTCTTCTGCATATTTTGATAGGGGACCGATCCGCGTTGCGGTTTCCACTCAGGGAGGTTTCGCAGGGCTTGCCGGAACCATCCGTACCATTCTTGAAGAGATCCTTCCACAGGATCATGATCAGGAATTGGAAAATCTATTAGAAATCCGTAATTTGAGCAAACGTAAACTAGGTGATCCGGAAGAAAGGAAAACTGCTCTCAAATTTTTGCTGAGCGAGTTTAAACAAAAATACTTATCAACGGATACGAAATCATAG